One genomic segment of Amycolatopsis sp. Hca4 includes these proteins:
- a CDS encoding helix-turn-helix domain-containing protein, which yields MAEDVKVTETTPELACPIAPVVDIVFSRWTTPILWALNEFGRQRFVELERRITTITPKVLTQRLRQLERDGLITRTYHAEVPPRVEYEISELGRSLGPLFASLSEWSGNLGKVEAARRSYDERNSAR from the coding sequence ATGGCCGAAGACGTGAAAGTGACCGAGACCACACCCGAGTTGGCCTGCCCGATCGCCCCGGTCGTCGACATCGTCTTCAGCCGGTGGACGACGCCGATCCTGTGGGCGCTCAACGAATTCGGGCGCCAGCGGTTCGTCGAACTCGAGCGCCGCATCACCACGATCACCCCGAAGGTGCTCACCCAGCGGCTGCGGCAGCTGGAGCGGGACGGCCTGATCACCCGCACCTACCACGCCGAGGTCCCGCCACGCGTCGAGTACGAGATCAGCGAGCTCGGCCGCAGCCTCGGCCCGCTGTTCGCGTCGCTCTCCGAGTGGTCGGGCAACCTCGGCAAGGTCGAAGCGGCCCGGCGGAGCTACGACGAACGCAACTCCGCCAGGTAA
- a CDS encoding NAD(P)H-binding protein: MIMVVGATGNVGAPLVRMLAEAGEEVTAVSRRITSAPPGVVVRQGDLGSVSFSGVASAFLMVSGAFVPLDDVLARAAAAGVRKVVVLSSQGVPTGRHPAVTEESVRRSGLEWTLLQPGAFASNALQWAESVRSSREVVAPFGDVALPVVDPEDIAAVAAVALRAEGHAGKSYVLTGPAPITPRDQAAAIGAAVGEPVRFVPQTRDEARAVMSGFMPPEVVAVTLDVLGSPTPEEQQVSPDIAAVLGRPPRPFAEWASRFAGAFK; this comes from the coding sequence ATGATCATGGTTGTGGGAGCGACGGGAAATGTCGGAGCACCGCTGGTGCGGATGCTGGCGGAGGCGGGCGAAGAGGTGACGGCGGTGTCCCGCCGGATCACCTCGGCCCCGCCGGGAGTCGTGGTGCGGCAGGGAGATCTGGGGTCGGTGTCGTTTTCGGGCGTCGCGTCGGCGTTCTTGATGGTGTCGGGCGCGTTCGTGCCCCTGGACGACGTCCTCGCCCGCGCGGCAGCGGCGGGCGTGCGCAAGGTGGTGGTGCTGTCGTCCCAGGGCGTGCCGACCGGCCGCCACCCGGCGGTGACGGAGGAGTCGGTACGCCGCTCGGGTCTGGAGTGGACACTGCTCCAGCCGGGCGCGTTCGCGTCGAACGCACTGCAGTGGGCGGAAAGCGTGCGATCGTCGCGCGAGGTGGTGGCGCCGTTCGGGGACGTGGCGCTGCCGGTGGTGGACCCGGAGGACATCGCGGCGGTGGCGGCGGTGGCGTTGCGTGCGGAGGGGCACGCGGGCAAGTCGTACGTGCTGACGGGCCCGGCCCCGATCACCCCCCGCGACCAGGCGGCGGCGATCGGCGCGGCCGTGGGCGAGCCGGTGCGCTTCGTTCCGCAGACGCGCGACGAGGCTCGCGCTGTCATGTCGGGCTTCATGCCGCCGGAGGTGGTGGCCGTGACGCTGGATGTTCTCGGCTCGCCGACGCCGGAGGAGCAGCAGGTGAGTCCGGACATCGCCGCCGTCTTGGGCCGCCCGCCGCGCCCGTTCGCGGAGTGGGCGTCGCGCTTCGCGGGGGCGTTCAAGTGA
- a CDS encoding alpha/beta fold hydrolase, translating into MTLAHRSSGSGAPVVLLHGNPTSSYLWRNVMPSLPGRVLAPDLIGMGESPRPDIAYTFEDHARYLDEWFDSLSLTDVVLVGHDWGGALAADWASRHPARVRALAFTEAVVKPMTWEEFPPAGAEVFRAIKDGGSLGGFLPGLPPEYATTFERPLLQWARSMPLGGSPASVVARIEAFDRWLGSSAEVPKLLVTFEPGFDTMLTPSMVEWCERNFASLEVVRRPEKAGHHTPEEQPEALASTLATWLAGLPS; encoded by the coding sequence GTGACGCTGGCTCACCGTTCTTCGGGTTCCGGGGCGCCGGTGGTGTTGCTGCACGGCAATCCGACGTCGTCTTACTTGTGGCGCAACGTGATGCCGTCCCTGCCGGGCCGGGTGCTGGCCCCGGACTTGATCGGCATGGGGGAGTCCCCGCGGCCGGACATCGCCTACACGTTCGAGGATCACGCCCGCTACTTGGACGAGTGGTTCGATTCGTTGTCCTTGACCGACGTGGTGTTGGTCGGCCACGACTGGGGTGGCGCACTGGCGGCGGACTGGGCGTCCCGGCACCCCGCGCGGGTGCGCGCGTTGGCCTTCACGGAGGCGGTGGTGAAGCCGATGACGTGGGAGGAGTTCCCACCGGCGGGGGCGGAGGTGTTCCGGGCGATCAAGGATGGAGGCTCGCTCGGCGGCTTCTTGCCGGGTCTGCCGCCGGAGTACGCGACGACGTTCGAGCGTCCCCTGCTGCAGTGGGCCCGCTCGATGCCCCTGGGCGGCTCGCCGGCATCGGTGGTCGCCCGGATCGAGGCGTTCGACAGGTGGCTGGGGTCTTCCGCGGAGGTTCCCAAGCTGCTGGTGACGTTCGAGCCGGGGTTCGACACGATGCTGACGCCGTCGATGGTGGAGTGGTGCGAGAGGAACTTCGCCTCGTTGGAGGTGGTGCGACGTCCGGAGAAGGCGGGGCACCACACGCCGGAGGAACAGCCGGAAGCACTGGCCTCGACCCTGGCGACCTGGCTGGCGGGGCTTCCTTCGTAA
- a CDS encoding carbohydrate-binding protein — protein MSSLRRTASAAAAFAIAASGLVLGAPTASALENGLLRTPPMGFNNWNSTQCRAEFNEAMIKGIADTFVSKGLKDAGYTYVNIDDCWALPSRNSAGNLVPDPARFPGGIKSLADYVHGKGLKFGIYTSAGTKTCNTAGFPGALGHEQQDANLFASWGVDYLKYDNCNNQGVDAQQRYKAMRDALAKSGRPIAYSICEWGQNKPWTWAEPVGNLWRTTGDISDKWSSMISKAQTNRGLAQYAGPGHWNDPDMLEVGNGGMTAAEYRTHFSLWAMMAAPLLIGSDLRKVSDDNFAILKNTDVIALDQDPLGKQATVLSASGGLVVYSKVLANGDRAVALSNETAATATISTTASATGIGSASSYTLKDLWSKAVRSTSGTISASVPSHATVLYRVSRAGGATRYEAESATVSAGGTIDSNHAGFSGTGFANGANTVGSYVEWQVTGPASTLTFGYANGTTAARPVDIAVDGTVVAAGVPFPGTGAWTTWSTVARSLSLPSGSHTVRVTATTADGPANLDYLDVAP, from the coding sequence ATGTCCTCACTCCGGCGCACCGCGAGCGCGGCGGCCGCCTTCGCGATCGCGGCCAGCGGTCTCGTCCTGGGTGCGCCCACGGCGTCGGCCCTCGAAAACGGCCTGCTGCGCACGCCGCCGATGGGCTTCAACAACTGGAACTCGACGCAGTGCCGCGCCGAGTTCAACGAGGCGATGATCAAGGGCATCGCGGACACCTTCGTCAGCAAAGGCCTCAAGGACGCCGGCTACACGTACGTCAACATCGACGACTGCTGGGCGCTGCCGTCCCGCAACTCGGCGGGGAACCTGGTGCCGGACCCGGCGCGGTTTCCGGGCGGCATCAAGTCGCTCGCCGACTACGTGCACGGGAAAGGCCTGAAGTTCGGCATCTACACCAGCGCCGGCACGAAGACCTGCAACACCGCGGGTTTTCCCGGCGCGCTGGGGCACGAGCAGCAGGACGCGAACCTGTTCGCCTCCTGGGGCGTCGACTACCTGAAGTACGACAACTGCAACAACCAGGGTGTCGACGCGCAGCAGCGGTACAAGGCGATGCGGGACGCCCTCGCGAAGTCCGGCCGCCCGATCGCGTACTCAATCTGCGAATGGGGCCAGAACAAGCCGTGGACCTGGGCCGAGCCGGTCGGGAACCTGTGGCGCACCACCGGTGACATCTCCGACAAGTGGTCGAGCATGATCTCGAAGGCGCAGACCAACCGCGGCCTCGCGCAGTACGCCGGCCCCGGCCACTGGAACGACCCCGACATGCTGGAGGTCGGCAACGGCGGCATGACCGCGGCGGAGTACCGCACGCACTTCAGCCTGTGGGCGATGATGGCCGCCCCGCTGCTGATCGGCAGCGACCTGCGCAAGGTGTCCGACGACAACTTCGCGATCCTCAAGAACACTGACGTCATCGCCCTCGACCAGGACCCGCTGGGCAAGCAGGCGACGGTGCTGAGCGCGAGCGGCGGCCTGGTCGTGTACAGCAAGGTGCTGGCCAACGGCGACCGCGCGGTGGCCCTGTCCAACGAGACGGCCGCGACGGCGACGATCAGCACGACCGCGTCCGCGACCGGGATCGGCAGCGCGTCCTCGTACACGCTGAAGGACTTGTGGAGCAAGGCTGTGCGGAGCACCTCGGGGACGATCAGCGCGTCGGTGCCCTCCCACGCGACCGTGCTGTACCGGGTGTCGCGCGCCGGTGGCGCGACGCGCTACGAAGCCGAGTCAGCCACGGTTTCGGCGGGCGGGACGATCGACTCCAACCACGCGGGCTTCTCCGGGACCGGCTTCGCGAACGGCGCGAACACCGTCGGCAGCTACGTGGAATGGCAGGTCACAGGCCCGGCGTCGACGCTGACGTTCGGTTACGCGAACGGCACCACGGCGGCGCGTCCGGTGGACATCGCGGTGGACGGCACGGTGGTCGCGGCGGGCGTGCCCTTCCCGGGGACCGGCGCCTGGACGACGTGGAGCACGGTGGCCAGGTCGCTGTCGCTGCCGTCGGGCTCGCACACCGTCCGCGTGACCGCGACGACGGCCGACGGGCCGGCCAACCTGGACTACCTGGACGTTGCGCCGTAG
- a CDS encoding HAMP domain-containing protein gives MTTESQSEAAALERVLVAVRDLGDGNFRRRLVPHGDGISAQLAVAFNDIAERNQRLVSELLRVRAAVGQEGRLSERLEGQVGPGGWTTAVDAVNGLVEDLTRPAIELERVLGGVADGDLSQPMTLTLDGRPLQGAYATLAKTVNGLIAQLSRFAAEVTRLSREIAGEGRLGGQAVVPGVSGTWRDLTDSVNFMADNLTEQVRNIAQVTTAVARGDLTQKINVDARGEILELKNTINTMVDQLSAFADEVTRVSREVGSDGKLGGQAQVPGVAGTWRDLTDSVNLMADNLTDQVRGISQVATAVANGDLTKKIDVDARGEILQLKNTLNTMVDQLSAFAGEVTRVAREVGSEGKLGGQAEVPGAAGTWRSLTDSVNQMADNLTDQVRNISHVTTAVAKGDLTQKITVDARGEFFELKTTMNTMVDQLSAFADEVTRVAREVGTEGQLGGQAQVPGVAGTWRDLTGSVNFMANNLTTQVRNIAQVATAVARGDLTQKIAVDARGEILELKTTLNTMVDQLSAFADEVTRVAREVGTEGKLGGQATVPGVAGTWKDLTDNVNSMANNLTDQVRNIATVTAAVAKGDLTQKITVDARGEILELKTTLNTMVDQLSAFADEVTRVAREVGTEGILGGQARVRGVAGTWKDLTDNVNVMADNLTDQVRNIATVASAVANGDLSKKIRIEAQGEVAALAETLNGMVETLRAFADEVTRVAREVGTEGILGGQARVPGVAGTWKDLTENVNFMAHNLTSQVRNISQVTTAVAKGDLTKKIDVDARGEILELKTTMNTMVDQLSAFASEVTRVAREVGTEGKLGGQAEVDGVSGTWQRLTESVNQLAGNLTTQVRAIAQVATAVTAGDLTRHITVDASGEVADLKDNINQMIANLKETTRTNREQDWLKTNLAQLSGRMQGHRDLASVAALILSELAPLVRAQQGAFFLARDDDRDGTVLECIAAYGLAQSRAGLRFAMGESLIGQAAVDQRTVLVHNAPPEYALISSGLGSAAPVNLIVLPVLFQGEVLGVLELASVNEFSTVHQDLLEQLRHTIGVNVNTILSNSRTEALLTESQRLAQELRARSEQLQAQQGELRRSNTELAEKAALLAQQNRDIEVKNSEIEQARQELEERAGQLTVASQYKTEFMANMSHELRTPLNSALILAKLLSENPEGNLTEKQIQFAKTIYAAGSDLQQLINDILDLAKVEAGRLDLQMTDITLPELVDYVESLCRPLTADKGLEFAVHIDPPVPGSVHTDEHRLQQILRNLLSNAAKFTDEGGVRLHIRAADPAEVEQESLRNAPGIIAFAVEDTGIGIPEEKLAVIFEAFRQADGTTSRKYGGTGLGLNISQQLTELLGGELRVVSEPGVGSTFTLYLPVAAANLVDPALTALSSPRLPPVPSTVLVAAPDVRPKRFHGEKVLIVDDDLRNVFALAAVLEQAGLEVIYAETGVDGIRALERNEDTALVLMDVMMPELDGNATIAAIRAEAANADLPVIAVTAKATAEDRARTLASGADDYITKPVDTDKLLDVIAASLEADAASTRDVFGAGDGNRTRVASLED, from the coding sequence ATGACAACGGAATCCCAGAGCGAGGCGGCCGCGCTCGAGCGGGTGCTCGTGGCGGTGCGGGATCTCGGGGACGGCAACTTCCGCCGGCGGCTCGTCCCGCACGGCGACGGCATCTCGGCGCAGCTCGCGGTCGCGTTCAACGACATCGCCGAGCGCAACCAGCGGCTGGTCAGCGAGCTGCTGCGGGTTCGCGCGGCCGTCGGCCAGGAGGGCAGGCTCAGCGAGCGGCTCGAAGGCCAGGTCGGCCCGGGCGGCTGGACCACCGCCGTCGACGCGGTGAACGGCCTGGTCGAGGACCTCACCCGGCCGGCGATCGAGCTGGAGCGCGTGCTCGGCGGGGTCGCCGACGGCGACCTGTCCCAGCCGATGACCCTCACCCTGGACGGGCGCCCGCTGCAGGGCGCGTACGCCACGCTGGCGAAGACGGTCAACGGCCTCATCGCGCAGCTGTCGCGCTTCGCCGCCGAAGTGACCAGGCTCTCCCGCGAGATCGCGGGTGAGGGACGTCTCGGCGGCCAGGCCGTCGTCCCGGGCGTGTCGGGCACCTGGCGCGACCTGACCGACTCGGTCAACTTCATGGCCGACAACCTCACCGAGCAGGTCCGCAACATCGCCCAGGTCACCACCGCCGTCGCGCGCGGCGACCTGACCCAGAAGATCAACGTCGACGCCCGCGGCGAGATCCTCGAGCTCAAGAACACCATCAACACGATGGTCGACCAGCTCTCGGCGTTCGCCGACGAGGTCACCCGGGTCTCCCGCGAGGTCGGTTCGGACGGCAAGCTCGGCGGCCAGGCACAGGTGCCGGGCGTCGCCGGGACGTGGCGCGACCTCACCGACTCGGTCAACCTGATGGCCGACAACCTCACCGACCAGGTCCGCGGGATCTCGCAGGTGGCGACCGCGGTGGCCAACGGCGACCTGACGAAGAAGATCGACGTCGACGCCCGCGGCGAGATCCTGCAGCTGAAGAACACGCTGAACACGATGGTCGACCAGCTCTCGGCGTTCGCCGGCGAAGTCACCCGGGTGGCGCGCGAGGTCGGCAGCGAGGGCAAGCTGGGCGGGCAGGCCGAGGTGCCGGGCGCGGCCGGGACGTGGCGCAGCCTCACCGACTCGGTCAACCAGATGGCCGACAACCTCACCGACCAGGTCCGGAACATCTCGCACGTCACCACGGCGGTGGCGAAGGGCGACCTGACCCAGAAGATCACCGTCGACGCCCGCGGCGAGTTCTTCGAGCTCAAGACGACCATGAACACCATGGTGGACCAGCTCTCCGCGTTCGCCGACGAAGTCACCCGGGTGGCGCGCGAGGTGGGCACCGAGGGTCAGCTGGGCGGCCAGGCGCAGGTCCCCGGCGTCGCCGGCACCTGGCGCGACCTGACCGGGTCCGTGAACTTCATGGCGAACAACCTGACCACCCAGGTCCGCAACATCGCCCAGGTCGCGACGGCCGTCGCGCGCGGCGACCTGACCCAGAAGATCGCGGTCGACGCCCGCGGCGAGATCCTCGAGCTCAAGACCACGCTGAACACGATGGTGGATCAGCTGTCCGCGTTCGCGGACGAAGTCACCCGAGTGGCGCGCGAGGTCGGCACCGAAGGCAAGCTCGGCGGCCAGGCCACCGTGCCCGGCGTCGCCGGGACCTGGAAGGACCTCACCGACAACGTCAACTCGATGGCGAACAACCTGACTGACCAGGTCCGGAACATCGCCACGGTGACGGCGGCGGTGGCGAAGGGCGACCTGACCCAGAAGATCACCGTCGACGCCCGCGGCGAGATCCTCGAGCTCAAGACCACGCTCAACACGATGGTGGATCAGCTGTCCGCGTTCGCCGACGAAGTCACCCGAGTGGCGCGCGAGGTCGGCACCGAAGGCATCCTCGGCGGCCAGGCGCGCGTGCGCGGCGTCGCCGGCACCTGGAAGGACCTCACCGACAACGTCAACGTCATGGCCGACAACCTGACCGACCAGGTCCGCAACATCGCCACGGTGGCGAGCGCGGTGGCCAACGGAGACCTGTCGAAGAAGATCCGGATCGAGGCCCAGGGCGAGGTCGCGGCGCTGGCCGAGACGCTGAACGGGATGGTCGAGACGCTGCGCGCGTTCGCCGACGAAGTCACCCGTGTCGCCCGCGAGGTCGGCACCGAAGGCATCCTCGGCGGCCAGGCGCGGGTGCCCGGTGTCGCCGGGACGTGGAAGGACCTGACCGAGAACGTCAACTTCATGGCGCACAACCTGACCAGCCAGGTGCGCAACATCTCCCAGGTCACGACGGCGGTCGCGAAGGGCGACCTGACGAAGAAGATCGACGTCGACGCCCGCGGCGAGATCCTCGAGCTGAAGACCACGATGAACACGATGGTCGACCAGCTCTCGGCGTTCGCCTCCGAGGTCACGCGGGTCGCCCGCGAGGTCGGCACCGAAGGCAAGCTGGGCGGCCAGGCCGAGGTCGACGGCGTGTCCGGCACCTGGCAGCGGCTCACCGAGAGCGTGAACCAGCTGGCCGGGAACCTGACCACGCAGGTCCGCGCGATCGCCCAGGTGGCGACGGCGGTGACGGCCGGCGACCTGACCCGGCACATCACGGTCGACGCGTCCGGCGAGGTCGCGGACCTCAAGGACAACATCAACCAGATGATCGCGAACCTCAAGGAGACGACGAGGACCAACCGCGAGCAGGACTGGCTGAAGACGAACCTCGCCCAGCTGTCCGGGCGGATGCAGGGCCACCGCGACCTGGCGTCGGTCGCGGCGCTGATCCTGTCCGAGCTGGCCCCGCTGGTCCGGGCCCAGCAGGGCGCGTTCTTCCTGGCCCGCGACGACGACCGCGACGGCACGGTGCTGGAGTGCATCGCCGCGTATGGACTGGCGCAGTCCCGCGCCGGGCTGCGGTTCGCGATGGGCGAGTCGCTGATCGGGCAGGCCGCCGTCGACCAGCGCACGGTGCTGGTGCACAACGCGCCGCCGGAGTACGCGCTGATCTCGTCCGGCCTGGGCTCGGCGGCGCCGGTGAACCTGATCGTGCTGCCGGTGCTGTTCCAGGGCGAGGTGCTCGGGGTGCTGGAGCTGGCCTCGGTGAACGAGTTCAGCACGGTCCACCAGGACCTGCTGGAGCAGCTGCGGCACACGATCGGCGTCAACGTGAACACGATCCTGTCGAACTCGCGGACCGAGGCGCTGCTGACCGAGTCGCAGCGGCTGGCCCAGGAGCTGCGGGCCCGGTCGGAGCAGCTGCAGGCCCAGCAGGGCGAGCTGCGGCGGTCGAACACCGAGCTGGCCGAGAAGGCCGCGCTGCTGGCCCAGCAGAACCGCGACATCGAGGTCAAGAACAGCGAGATCGAGCAGGCGCGGCAGGAGCTGGAGGAGCGCGCCGGGCAGCTGACGGTGGCGTCGCAGTACAAGACCGAGTTCATGGCGAACATGTCGCACGAGCTGCGGACGCCGTTGAACAGCGCGTTGATCCTGGCGAAGCTGCTGTCGGAGAACCCGGAAGGGAACCTGACGGAGAAGCAGATCCAGTTCGCGAAGACGATCTACGCGGCCGGGTCGGACCTGCAGCAGCTGATCAACGACATCCTCGACCTGGCGAAGGTCGAGGCGGGCCGGCTGGACCTGCAGATGACCGACATCACGCTGCCGGAGCTGGTGGACTACGTCGAGTCCCTGTGCCGGCCGCTGACCGCGGACAAGGGCCTGGAGTTCGCGGTCCACATCGACCCGCCGGTGCCGGGGAGCGTCCACACGGACGAGCACCGGTTGCAGCAGATCCTCCGCAACCTGCTGTCGAACGCGGCCAAGTTCACCGACGAGGGCGGCGTCCGCCTGCACATCCGCGCGGCCGACCCGGCGGAGGTGGAGCAGGAGTCGCTTCGCAACGCCCCCGGGATCATCGCGTTCGCGGTCGAGGACACCGGCATCGGGATCCCCGAGGAGAAGCTGGCGGTGATCTTCGAGGCGTTCCGCCAGGCGGACGGCACGACGAGCCGCAAGTACGGCGGCACGGGCCTGGGGCTGAACATCAGCCAGCAGCTGACGGAGCTGCTCGGGGGCGAGCTGCGCGTGGTGAGCGAGCCGGGCGTGGGTTCGACGTTCACCCTGTACCTCCCGGTGGCGGCGGCCAACCTGGTGGACCCGGCGTTGACGGCGCTGTCCTCCCCCCGGCTGCCACCGGTGCCGAGCACGGTCCTGGTGGCGGCCCCGGACGTCAGGCCGAAGCGCTTCCACGGCGAGAAGGTCCTGATCGTCGACGACGACCTCAGGAACGTGTTCGCCCTGGCGGCGGTCCTGGAGCAGGCGGGCCTGGAGGTGATCTACGCGGAGACGGGCGTGGACGGCATCCGGGCGCTGGAGCGCAACGAGGACACGGCGCTGGTCCTGATGGACGTGATGATGCCGGAGCTGGACGGCAACGCCACGATCGCGGCGATCAGGGCAGAAGCGGCGAACGCGGACCTGCCGGTGATCGCGGTCACAGCGAAGGCAACGGCGGAGGACAGGGCGAGGACGCTGGCGAGCGGGGCGGACGACTACATCACGAAGCCGGTGGACACGGACAAGCTGCTGGATGTGATCGCGGCGTCCTTGGAAGCGGACGCCGCGTCGACCCGTGACGTTTTTGGAGCGGGTGACGGGAATCGAACCCGCGTAGCTAGTTTGGAAGACTAG
- a CDS encoding SpoIIE family protein phosphatase, whose amino-acid sequence MVSRPAPASAALPPVTGDGGPPGIDAFTRAALEDVRDAVFLQDATGAVRWANPAARALTGDTGPQLHSVTETAGHLDVAGLRRPARIRALPGGWHAWTVPADDVPQRRVGDFLAEAGPRLAAARGRHGTARVIAELAASALAETVFVLLPTTRGRWEWWSCERPAAQGHGRIRRVAPHVAPVLAATFGATGPPQQAPLPAPEVATLPSVVADRLEGHAEVSVVSLGPSASAEVTGALLLGRHGDAGFGAEQSRAVAEFAVAAGTALANAQRYARQEEATRGLETTLRPVDPPELDGARFETWYEPAGGVLTVGGDFFDVLPHDDGSAFLVLGDVCGKGPEAAALTGRVRHALTALAMVERDGRTLLRLLNELLIAGGSSRFATLVLGTARPSDGGVGLTLASGGHPAPLILRRSGLVEEVTVPGTLVGISPQARFAEAEVRLERGDVCLLYTDGITEARNRHDQTELFGDDRLRAVLTAAAGEPAREVVRQLRQSVRDWLGSSAHDDIAVLAVECVD is encoded by the coding sequence ATGGTGTCACGTCCGGCCCCGGCCTCGGCGGCCCTGCCGCCGGTGACCGGTGACGGCGGGCCGCCGGGCATCGACGCCTTCACCCGAGCGGCCCTCGAAGACGTCCGCGACGCGGTGTTCCTGCAGGACGCCACGGGCGCGGTGCGCTGGGCCAACCCGGCCGCGCGAGCGCTGACCGGGGACACCGGACCGCAGCTGCACTCGGTCACCGAAACCGCAGGTCACCTGGACGTGGCCGGGCTGCGCCGTCCGGCGCGGATCCGCGCGCTGCCCGGCGGCTGGCACGCCTGGACCGTCCCCGCCGACGACGTCCCGCAGCGGCGCGTCGGCGACTTCCTGGCCGAGGCCGGCCCCCGGCTGGCCGCCGCGCGCGGGCGGCACGGCACCGCCCGGGTGATCGCCGAGCTGGCCGCGTCCGCGCTGGCCGAGACCGTGTTCGTGCTGCTGCCGACCACCCGCGGCCGGTGGGAGTGGTGGAGCTGCGAGCGCCCGGCCGCGCAGGGCCACGGCCGGATCCGGCGGGTCGCACCGCACGTCGCGCCGGTGCTGGCGGCGACGTTCGGGGCCACCGGGCCGCCGCAGCAGGCCCCGCTGCCCGCGCCCGAGGTCGCCACCCTGCCGTCGGTGGTCGCCGACCGGCTCGAAGGGCACGCCGAGGTGTCGGTCGTCTCGCTCGGCCCGAGTGCGAGCGCCGAGGTCACCGGCGCCCTGCTGCTGGGCCGCCACGGCGACGCCGGCTTCGGCGCCGAGCAGTCCCGCGCGGTGGCCGAGTTCGCCGTCGCGGCCGGGACGGCGCTGGCCAACGCCCAGCGCTACGCCCGGCAGGAAGAGGCGACCCGCGGCCTGGAGACGACGTTGCGCCCGGTCGACCCGCCGGAGCTCGACGGCGCCCGGTTCGAGACCTGGTACGAGCCGGCGGGCGGGGTGCTCACCGTCGGCGGCGACTTCTTCGACGTGCTGCCCCACGACGACGGCAGCGCGTTCCTGGTGCTCGGCGACGTCTGCGGCAAGGGCCCGGAGGCGGCGGCCCTGACCGGCCGGGTCCGGCACGCGCTGACCGCGCTCGCCATGGTCGAACGCGACGGCCGCACCCTGCTGCGGCTGCTCAACGAGCTGCTCATCGCCGGCGGCAGCAGCCGGTTCGCCACCCTCGTGCTGGGCACGGCCCGGCCGTCCGACGGCGGCGTCGGCCTGACGCTGGCCTCGGGCGGCCACCCGGCGCCGCTGATCCTCCGCCGGTCGGGCCTGGTCGAGGAGGTCACCGTGCCGGGCACGCTGGTCGGCATCTCGCCGCAGGCCCGGTTCGCCGAGGCGGAGGTCCGGCTGGAGCGCGGAGACGTCTGCCTGCTGTACACCGACGGCATCACCGAAGCCCGCAACCGGCACGACCAGACGGAACTCTTCGGAGACGACCGGTTGCGCGCTGTGCTCACGGCGGCGGCGGGCGAGCCGGCGCGCGAAGTCGTGCGGCAGCTGCGGCAGTCCGTTCGCGACTGGCTCGGCAGCTCCGCACACGACGATATCGCCGTGCTCGCCGTGGAATGCGTCGACTGA